Within Longimicrobium sp., the genomic segment CCCCAGCTCGCCGGCGGGGCGCTTCATGACGTCCACCGAGCGGATGGTGCCGTTCGGGATGTCGCCCGCCAGCGTCCCCAGCCCGGTGCCGTCGGCGCCGGCCGCGATGCGCTCGTGCCGCACCACCTGCCCGTCGGGCGCCAGGACGAAGAGGAGGCGCTCGTTCTCGCCCATCCCGCTCTCCAGCACCTGCGGGAAATACCGTGCGACGGCGTTGCGCGGCGTCAGGGGGATCTTGGGGAAGCTCGGCTCCTCGCCCGGCGCGCGGTAGAGGGCGCGCGCGGTGGCGGTGGACGGCTGCGTGGGCGCGGGCGTCTCGCAGGCGGCGGCGGCGAGCGCGGCGGCCACGGCGCCGAAGGAGATGGCGCGGAGGAGCGGGCGGCGGACACGGGGTGCGGTCATGATGCGGATTCTCCGTTCGAGGGACGACACCGGTTCGGCGAAGGCCGCCGCGGCCAGGCGGGAGTGGACCGTGCGGCGGCCGACTTCCAGCAGCACCGCGCCGTAGGCGCCCACGTCGGCGCGGCGGCCAAGGACGCGCGCGTCGCAGTCCACCTCCACGGCCAGGCGCAGCCGGCGCAGCTGCCACCACACGGCGGGGTTCCACGGCGTCAGCGCGGCCACCAGCAGGGCCAGGGCGAGGAGGCGCGGATCGCCCGCGCGGACGTGCTCCTGCTCGTGCTCCAGCACCAGCCGCCGCGCCCCGGGGTCGGCGTCTACCGCCCAGCGGGGGAGGACGATGCGCGAGCGGAGGAGCCCCACCACCGCCGGCCCCGTCTCGCCGGAGACGAGGACGGGGATGCCGTCGATCTCCACGCGCGCCCAGCGGCGGCGGCGGCGCCCGAGCACGCCCGCCATCCCCGCGAGCGCCAGCACCACCGCGGCCGACGACGCGCCCCAGACGGCGGCGAGCGGCGCGTCCAGCCGAGCGGGGTCGAACGCGGGGCGCACCTTGCGCGGCAACGTCGCCACCGTCGCCGCGACCTCCACG encodes:
- a CDS encoding M56 family metallopeptidase is translated as MIAYWMLYCAAVGVLLSLGALALERAVRPLGWATRWGWAAALVLTLAVPAAVRLLPTLRPARAPAAITLRGVEVAATVATLPRKVRPAFDPARLDAPLAAVWGASSAAVVLALAGMAGVLGRRRRRWARVEIDGIPVLVSGETGPAVVGLLRSRIVLPRWAVDADPGARRLVLEHEQEHVRAGDPRLLALALLVAALTPWNPAVWWQLRRLRLAVEVDCDARVLGRRADVGAYGAVLLEVGRRTVHSRLAAAAFAEPVSSLERRIRIMTAPRVRRPLLRAISFGAVAAALAAAACETPAPTQPSTATARALYRAPGEEPSFPKIPLTPRNAVARYFPQVLESGMGENERLLFVLAPDGQVVRHERIAAGADGTGLGTLAGDIPNGTIRSVDVMKRPAGELGPTRVGIVWVQLKGEGEAMPMRRSETGADGIARETATARFKMRVSEVDGGTAAAGVPTRTEAGGAPDMDDVGAAMRRFYTPAMAAAGLTGSATVTYTVGADGKARDVQVAASPAELEPVARQVVASLVMQPTHGATPVRMYLRFSPETRDAASR